The genomic window TTTGTACCTTTCAGGTTATCATTTATTTCCTGAGCTTAAGTATCCAGCCCAAACTTTGGACTGTCTCACTGCTACTGTACACTTTCTGAAGACTGCAGAAAACTACCGGGTGGATCCTGATAGCATTACTGTTTGTGGGGATAGTGCAGGGGGCACTTTTACTGCTAGTGTTTGCCAAGAACTGGTAAATATAGGACTTACCCCAAAGATACATGCCCAGGTATGGATCTATCCACTTCTCCAAGCATTGAACTTTAATCTGCCATCTCAccagaaaaatgctttcattgcCTTCTTGTCCCAGGAATGTACAGTCCGTTTTATTCTGAAGTACTTGAATAAGGACTGCTCTATGAATGAAGCTATTTTGGCAGGTTCTCATGTTCCCAAGAGTATGaatttgaaatacaggaaatggATAAACCCAGATCTTATCACAAAGGTATTTAAACTGGGCTATAAACCACCATTACCTACTTCATTTTTACCTCAAGTCCATGAGGAAATGAACTATTTGAGACAAGACTTTCCCCACTGTTAGCAGAAGATGCTGGGTTTTGCTGCCTACCTGATACCTGTATAATAAACTGTGAGCATGATGTGCTCAGAGATCGTGGATTGTTGTACAAGAAACTCTTAAAGTGTGACTTGGCACCACATGGAAGAGGCTTCCATT from Accipiter gentilis chromosome 1, bAccGen1.1, whole genome shotgun sequence includes these protein-coding regions:
- the LOC126045315 gene encoding LOW QUALITY PROTEIN: arylacetamide deacetylase-like 4 (The sequence of the model RefSeq protein was modified relative to this genomic sequence to represent the inferred CDS: inserted 1 base in 1 codon) — translated: MESFYALALIVGILVAFVLQVLTATCNSFKAEIPPDIDQPSKLCLYHCIYTPMEILAKNLESLGIFEEHTLIRLIGDRLPACRDSKLFIKDLHFDEVPVRIYLPRLQSASKRREVIFFHGGCGMFGSIRSHERICRYIAKKSDSVVASVGYHLFPELKYPAQTLDCLTATVHFLKTAENYRVDPDSITVCGDSAGGTFTASVCQELVNIGLTPKIHAQVWIYPLLQALNFNLPSHQKNAFIAFLSQECTVRFILKYLNKDCSMNEAILAGSHVPKSMNLKYRKWINPDLITKVFKLGYKPPLPTSFLPQVHEEXELFETRLSPLLAEDAGFCCLPDTCIINCEHDVLRDRGLLYKKLLKCDLAPHGRGFHCALGFFDYGIFSFPSPSKMANHTVDFIKGY